Within Macrobrachium nipponense isolate FS-2020 chromosome 20, ASM1510439v2, whole genome shotgun sequence, the genomic segment CCCCACCAGTAAGGTTTCCAGTCCCAGAACCTCCCACCATCTGAACTTCAGAAGAATGTCACATCTGCCATTGTCCCCAGCAGCTCAAATAAGACATGGAACCAGCAACCTAATCCCCACCAGGTGAGGTCTCCAGTCACAGGCCCTCCCACCATCTGAACTTCAGCAGACAGTCACAGATTTCAGTGTCGCCAGGAGCAAAAATAAGCcatggaaccagcaacctcatccccaccaGGTGAGGTTTCCAGTCAAAGGCCCTCCCACCATCTGAACTTCAGCAGACAGTCACAGCTTTCAGTGTCCCCAGGAGCTAAAATAAGCcatggaaccagcaacctcatccccatcagatgaggtttccagtccCAGACCCTCCCACTATCTGAACTTCAGCAGACAGTCACAGCTTTCAGTGTCCCCAGGAGCTAAAATAAGCcatggaaccagcaacctcatccccaccaAATGAGGTTTCCAGTCCCAGACCCTCCCACTATCTGAACTTCAGCAGACAGTCACAGCTTTCAGTGTCCCCAGGAGCTAAAATAAAGCcatggaaccagcaacctcatccccaccaAATGAGGTTTCCAGTCCCAGACCCTCCACTATCTGACTTCAGCAGACAGTCACAGCTTTCAGTGTCCCCAGGAGCTAAAATACTGAAAGCCATGGAACAGCAAAGTCATCCCCACCAAATGAggtctccagtcccagaccctcCCACTATCTGAACTTCAGCAGACAGTCACAGCTTTCAGTGTCCCCAGGAGCTAAAATAAGCcatggaaccagcaacctcatccccaccaAATGAGGTTTCCAGTCCCAGACCCTCCCACTATCTGAACTTCAGCAGACAGTCACAGCTTTCAGTGTCCCCAGGAGCTAAAATAAGCcatggaaccagcaacctcatccccaccaGATGGGGTTTCCAGTCCCAGACCCTCCCACCATCTGTACTTCAGCAAGACATTTCACAGCTTTCATTGTCCCCAGGAGCTAAAATAGCCATGGACCAGCAAACTCTATCCCCACCAGATGAGGTTTCCAGTTTTCACAGTCCCTCCCACCATCTGACTTCCCAGCAACAGTCACATCTGCCATTGTTTCCCGAAGCTCAAATAAGGCATGGaaaccagcaacctcatccccaccTTGGGAATAGATAGGTTTCCCAGTCCCAAGGCCCTCGTCCCCCACCATCTGGAACTTCCAGCGACAGTCACATCTGGCCATTGTCTGCGAGAGCTCAATAAGGCATGAACCAGCACCTCATCCCCACCAGATAAGGTTTTCCAGTCACAGCCCTCCCACCATCTGAACTACTTCAGCAGACAGTCACATCTGCCTTGTCCGAAGAGCTCAAATAGGCATGGACCAGCAACCCTCAAATCCCCACCAGATAGGTTTTCCAGTCCCAGGTCCCTCCCAACCATCTGAACCTCATCCCCAGACCGTCCATCTGCCATTGTCCCCAGCCAGCTTTCCAAATAGGCATGGACCGCAACTCCCATCCCCACCATATGGGGTTCCAGTCCCAAACCCTCCCACCATCTGAACTTCATGCGACAGTCCATCTCATTGTCCCTTCAGGGGGGGGGGAGCTCAATAAGGCCATTTTGACCAAGCAACCTCCCCTCCCACCcagatgaggtttccagtccCAGGCCTCCCCCCAAATCTGAACTCAGGCAAGACAGTCACATCTTCCATTGTCCCAAAAGCCACTCATAGCCAATggaaccagcaacctcatccccaccaGATTAGATTTCCAGGTTTCCAGGCCCTCCCCACCATCTGAACTTCAGCAGCAGTCCATCTGCAATTGTCCCCAGCAGCTCAAATCAAGGGCTGGaacagcaacctcatccccaccaGATGAGGTTTTCCAGTCCCAGAATCTCCCAACATCTGAACTTCTAGCAGACAGTCAACATCTGCCATTGTCCCCAGGAGCTCAAATAAGCCATGGAAACCAACAACCTCCTCCCCACCAGATGAGGTTTGTCCAGTCCCCAGAACCTCCCACTGTCTTGAACTTCCAGCAGACCAGTCACATCTGTCATTGTCCCCAGCAGCCTCAAATAAGgcatggaaccagcaacctcatccccaccaGATGAAGTTTCCAGTCCCAGAACCTCCCACCATCCTGACTTCCAGCAGACAGTCCAATCTGCCATTGGTCCTGGCGAGAAGCTTCAAATAAGGCATGGAAACcgcagcaacctcatccccaccaGATGAGGTTTTCCCAGTCACAGGCCCTCCCCACCATCTGAACTTTCCACAGACAGTCCCACATCTGCCATTGTCCCCAGGAGCTCAAATAACGCCATGGAacaagcaacctcatccccaccaGATGGAGGTTTCCAGTTCCCAGGTCTTCCCACCATCTGAACTTCAGCAGACTAGTCCAGTCTGCCattggtccccagcaggctcaaataaggcaaggaaaaaaaaaaaaagaaaccaagcaacctcatcccgtACCAGATTGAGGTTTCCAGTCCCAGGCCCTCCCGCCATCTGAACTTCACAGACAGACAACCATCTGCCATTGTCCCCGAGAGCTTCAAATAAGgcatggaaccagcaacctcatccctaccagatgaggtttccagtccCCAGGCCCGCTCCCACCATTTGAACCTTCAGCAAGACAGTCACAATCTGCCCATTGTCCCCGAGCGCCAATCAAATAAGGCAAGGAACCAGCAACCTCCATCCCTACCATATGAGGTTTCCAGTTTCCACAGGCCCTCCCACCATCTGGAACCCTTCCCAGAGCCCAGACACATCTGCCAATTGTCCCCGAGAGCTTCAAATACGGCATGGACTCAGCAACCTCACCCCACCGATGGGTTTCCAGTCCCAGGCCCTCCCACCATTTGAACTTCCCAGCAGACAGTCCACATCCTCCAAATTGTCCCCGCGAGCTCAAATAAGGCGTggaaccagcaacctcatccctaccAGATGAGGTTTTCCAGTCCCATGCCCTCCCACCATCCTGACTTCAGCAGACAGGTCACATCTGCCCTGCCATTGTCCCCAGTTAGCTCAAATAAGCCATGGAACCAGCAACCTTCATCCCTCAGCAGAACAGTCACATCAGGCCATTGTCCCCAGGGGGATTAGCTCAAATAAGGGACATGGAACCAGCACCCTCATCCCCACCTAATATTGAGGTTTCCATAGTCCCAGAAGACCTCCCATCGTCTGAACTTCAAGCAGACAGGTACCATCTGCCATTGTCCCCCAGGAGCTCAAATAAGGCATGTGGatccagcaacctcatccccaccaGCCAATTGAGGTTTCCAATCCACGAAGGCCCTCCCCGCCGGTCTGAACATTCAGGCAGGTCAGTCACATCTGCCATTGTCCCCAGGAGCTCAACATAAGCCATGGAAgccaagcaacctcatcccccCCAACCAGATTGATGTTTCCAGTCCCAGAACCTCCCCCACCGTCTGAACTTCAGCATACAGTCCACATCTGCCAGTTGTCCCCCCGGCTGGAGGCTTCCAAATAAGGCCAATATAAGCCAACAACCTCATCCCCACCTTAAGGATGAGGTTTCCAGTCCCAGGTCTTCCCACCATCTGAACTTCAGCATACAATTCACATCCTGCCATTGTCCCCAGCAGCTCCAAATAAGGTCCATGGGACATGGAACCCAGCAACCTCATCCGTACCAGATGAGGGTTTTTCCAGTCCCAGGCCCTCCCACTATCTGAACTTCAGCAGACAGTCACATCTGCCATTGTCCCCGATAGCTCAAAATCAGGCTggaaccagcaacctcatccccaccagatgaggtttccagtccAGGTCTTGCCCACCATTGAACTCAGCAGACAGTCATCTAACTGCATTGTCCCGAGAGTCTCAAAATAAGCATGGatccagcaacctcatccctaccAGATGAGGTTTTTTCCAGTCCCAGGGCCCTCCCACCGATCTGAAACTTCAGCAGAACAGTCATCTGCCACCCTTGTCCCCGATGAGATCAAAAGTAGGCAGGaacagcaacctcatccctaccAGATGAGGTTTCCAGTCACAGGCCCTCCCACCATCTGAACTTCAGCAGACAGTCACATCTGCCATTGTCCCCAGCAGCTCAAATAAGGCATGGAACCAACAACCTCATCCCCACCAGTCCCCATCAGCTCCAGTCATCAGCCCATTGACCATGCCAGCTTCAGCAGACAGTCACATCGCCATTGTCCCCAGCAGCTCAAATAAGGCAGGAACCAACAACCTCTCCCCCCAGAGAGGTTTTCCCAGTCACAGGCCCTCCCCACCATCTGAACTTCAGCAGAGTCACATCGCCATGTCCCCAAGTATATAAAgcatggaaccagcaacctcatccccaccagacgaggtttccagtcccagaacctcccaccatctgaacttcagcagacagtcacatctgccattgtccccagcagctcaaataaggcatggaaccaacaacctcatccccaccagatgaggtttccagtccCAGGCCCTCCCACCATCTGAACTTCAGCAGACAGTCACATCTGCCATTGTCCCCAGGAGTTCAAATAAGCcatggaaccagcaacctcatccccaccaGATGAGGTATCCGGTCCCAGTCCCTCCCACCCTCTGAACTCAAGCAGACAGTCACCGTTACTATCGTCTCTTGGAGCTCAAATAAGGGCATGAAACCAGCAACCTCACCCCCACCAGGTGAAATTTTCAGTCCCAGGCCCTCCCACCATCTGAACTCCAGCAGACAGTCACAGCTACTATTGTCCCCAAGAGCTAAAATTAGGGCATGGAACCAGTAACCTCACCCCCACCAGGTGAGATTTCCAGTCCCAGGCCCTCCCACCATCTGAACTCCAGAATACAGTCACAGCTGCCATTGTCCCCAGGAGCTCAAATAAGGGTATGGAACCAGGAAGCTCATCTCCACCAGGTGAGGTTTTCAGTTCCAGGCAGTAGGTCCACTCTTGCTTTCAGTATCACTTACCAAAACCTGAAAAATCCGTTCATTATATCAtcgaaatcaaaactactgaaccAGTAGTGCTGCTGACGTTGAAATTGATGCGGCTGCCTCGTACGATGAGATTGATGCTGATTCTGCTGATGATGAAATTGATGCGGCTGCTGCTGACGGTGAAATTGAGGATGCCTCTGCCTTTGTTGCCGAGCTTTTGACATTGGGTcaacattattcattttctgCCGATGATTTCTATCATATGACCTTCGCTTTACTTCATCTGTAAGAACAGTTTTAGCTTCTGTAATTCGTTTAAATTTCTCCTGGAAAGcttcttgtaatatttcaggCTTGTCTCTGTGCCTGTCTGGGTGGTATAACATGGACAAGTTTCTAAAGGCTCTTAGGATATCGGCCTTTGTGTCAGTCTGTTTGACACCCAAAACCTCATAATGGCTCAGTTTCACCCACTTCGCTAGCTTTTCCTTGGCAATATTTAGATTTCGCCTAGTTTCCTCAGATGGTAAAAGCCTGTTAACCATTTCAAAATCTTGCACAGCTATTGAATAAAGGCCCTCATCCATAAGGTGCTGCCCTCGTAACTGATATACTTTCCATCCCTTAAGTCCCTTTTCGATGGCCATACAACAGTCCATAATAATAGCCAAGTTATCAGGCTTTTCAGCTGCAGACTTTGCGGTGGCCCTGAAGACATACAGAAGAGCTGCTTCCATTTCCGAGCTCGTACCTGTGGACAGGGCCTCGTCAAAAATGGTCACAGCGTCACCGATCCTGTTATCCATGTATGCAAATATGCCACCACGTATTGCCTTGCTCTTTCCTTCATTACCTTCATCCCCTTTTCTGTTGTATTTCACTTTCATCTTTTCCAAATCCTTACCAATTTCTTCCTTTTCATCAGCAAGAATTTGTATTAATCTTTCTTGCTCCTTTATAAGATGGTCCTTCTCTGAGCAGTCTTTTACAAGCCTTTCACATTGACAGGTCTCTCTCCTCAGACCATTGTTGACTTCTTCCTTTTCATCGGCGAGGATTTGtatcattctttctttctcctttataAGATGGTCCTTCTCTGAGCAGTCTTTTACAAGCTTTTCATATTGACTGGTCTTTCTCCTCAGACCATTGTTGACCTCTTCCTTTTCATCGGCGAGGATTTGtatcattctttctttctcctttataAGATGGTCCTTCTCTGAGCAGTCTTTCACAAGCTTTTCATATTGACTGGTCTTTCTCCTCAGACCATTGTTGACCTCTTCCTTTTCATCAGCGAGGATTTGTATTAATCTTTCCTTCTCCTTTATAAGATGGTCCTTCTCTGAGCAGTCTTTTACAAGCTTTTCATATTGACTGGTCTTTCTCCTCAGACCATTATTGACTTCTTCCTTTTCATCAGCGAGGATTTGTATCAATATTTCTTTCTCCTTTATAAGATGGTCCTTCTCTGAGCAGTCTCTTTCAAGCCTTTCACATTGGCTGGTCTTTCTCCTCAGATCATTTTTGACTTGCATTATATTCTTGCGCAGCCTCACATTTTccgattccttttcattatagtTATTGATCATTTCCTGCAAATCCTTACTCAGTTTGAGCTTTTCATCTGTGAGGCCTTCTATTAACCTTTCTTGCTCCTGTCTCTGGCGATCCTTCTCTGAACACTGTTTTTCAAGTCTGTCATATTTACGGgccttttttctcatttttttaatttctcctcTCTTTTCCTTCAATTCTTCAGCAAGTTTCTCGTTTTCACGTTGTTTTTCTGCGTATTTTCCCCGGAGTTCCGTCAAATCCTTACTTTTTCTCTCCTCATTATCTTCAAGAATTTGTATCCGTTTTTCTAGTTGCTGTATTTGACGATCCTTCACTGTACAATCTTTTTCAACTCTCTCACACTCACTGGGCTTTTCCGCTCTTCCCCCACGGAATTTGCGTATTCCTCGTTTGAGAGAAGGGTAAACTCCTTTAGCTAGGCTCGGTAACTTGAGCAGCTTTTGTCCATCGTCCGATTTTCCCCTTTTCTTCAGCTCCTCAATATCATGTCTGTATCTTTCAGCCTGAGTGTCTTTCTTTGCCAGCGAAATTCGCAGCTCCTCGATTTCCCTTTGTTTGCTTAGCAGTTCATTCTCGTTACTCGTTTCCCTCTTTGTCTGCTCTTTATTCTCAGCCTTGAAATGTTCGAGCTGATTTTCAAGTAAATTCAATTTAGACTGAACACCATTTACGACGTTTTCTTTCCCGTTCTTTAATTCACTTACCGAAGAGCGGTGTTTAATTGTCACACTCCGTCCATCGTCCTCGTTAGAAGCCTTAGTTGACGTCGTCGCATCCCGGAGTTCATCATGGCGGGCGCCACATTCCTCAGCATCCTGACGTTGTTCCATATAACCTAGTATAAACGCTACGCCTCCGATGCCTGCAATTCCAGCCCTGCACCTCCAAAACAATGAACAAATAGTAGTACCTCCAGTCAGGAGTCCATTCACAAAAGATATCAATTTATAGTTTGCCATTTTGCTAGCATATTTCCGCTTCGCACCTCACTAGAACGTTAACTTCAAAAAATGCCACACTATCCAAATTTCCAAATTTGACACCGCGAATCCTTCCACGGATTCGAGGCTTTGGAGAATTTTTGACTTTGTCAGAGAGTAACGAAGAATCCGATTGATTCCAAAGGCCTCTGGAACCCTTCAGAGTCTTCAAGGCGCTGAAAGGAACGCAGCTTCGGAGTTCAGTGAAGAAATACTGGTTCATTTATTGATTAGTACTTCCTTATCgtgtatagtctctctctctctctctctctctctcgtacaattAGGTGATTTCTCagttacaattatattatatatatatatatatattatatatatatatatatatatatatatatatatacatatatatatataatatataatatatgtatatataaatacatctcaagtataaaaggtccatcaaaacactttggtttaaagctaaggtttatatttcggtggtctgactaccacccttatcaagcattcactacttgataagggtggaagttggtccaccgaaatatagtccttagtgttttaatggtccttttatacttgagacgtatcctgttttaacagaagaatttatttacatataaatacatatgtatacaaatatacacacatacattacatatataactatatgtatatatatacatatatatatatacagacatatttctagatatatatatatatagatatatatatatatatattatatctatatataaagtcatatcacattaccgtgattcatatacatacatcgagctacaaatgtcctttaatatctaattagctctacctcggaattaatatattttcatatatgcttgaccgaaggggaattttttaggcgataagagaattgtcggctcccgggcgcgaaccctcgaaaccaaacaaatccaggacgtcagtgaagtttTTACACCAGAAGTATGATGGTAATAGTATAGTAAACCTCCATACTGATGTGGAAGATGCCATCCATAACTTAATTAATGATTTAAAGAGAACAGGAGTAAATATTGGCAATCGCAATGCTTTTAATGATAATGTAGCAGATTTAGTGAGTTTAAGAGGGGTATTAAACTACATTGCCTTTGGTAcagtatatgacgctatcggggaggaagataaaaaatttttaagaaaCAAGAACCTGATCCCAAGAGTGATAGTCTCGCAGCTTTAAAGTTCATGCAATGGGAATTGTAATAAAGAGAACTGAATCTAACAAAGGAATTTACAGGTTAGAAGGACATATAATGttccagacagatctagaaatttCAACCATAGACAACAAGGGAAACAAGATCCTAGGACTAATCATAAGAACAGTAATGgtaaatttttccaagcaaacagaaATAGTAGATATAGGCCTCAACAGCCCAGGGGAAATCCAAACAATGGTAATCAGACTCAAAGCTCAAACGGGCCAACCCATAGCCAGAGTTCAGGAGatgataaaacacaaaataatagacaggaacaaaattgtgccaattgtggttattccacCCATGCAACTCAACATTGTAGGCGACCAAGATACTGTTCCAATTGTAATAGAACAGGTCACCTAACACAGAAatgttggtttaataataatcatacaaccAATAATGCTCAAATGagtacaccccaaaataataatcagacgcagtgacaattacagaaaggggtagtacaaaagaaagcttccttaccaattaagaatgaaaatgaaataatcacAGTAGGTAATGAATATACATTCAAGTTGCCTTTTGAAGGAAATAGGGAAATAGTATTTTCAGTAAGGGATAGTGGAATATGCCAGAAAGATTTACCTATCACCCAAACAAGAATTAATGGTAAACAATGCTCAAtacttttagatacaggcagtacagtaaatattatagataaacaagcattgataaaatatttaggctttgcagattcagaaatacaaggtcctggtagaattataagAGGAATAataggaaaacagattaatgctttgggtaatgtcacactggacatagagattttagacaaaacttttaaggaagtgttTGTAGTATTAGAGGAAAGATTTTATCCTACTCAAgctgttttcatataaagctatgaggagatgtagaataatgttaggttgtggagaaaataaaatcaatttgcaacgcagaaatagagaaaatgtttgttttcagctagaagaaggaaagccttgtataaatctgatcaatttatccgagacgacatcttctagagaagcgaacatccaggAAACTAAGATGGATAATAATGCTAGTCCGGATAGTCCAGAATTAATGGATAATAGTGAAATAAACAGTAGAGATACAGTTTTTTAAGAAATGCCATTAGCCAGGAATaattctatgatagattgtgcacaaataaataacattaataatgcaagccttgatactcagagcTCTGAACAAATTATTGCATGTGAACAATTTGATGAAGATGAATCACAGATTGATTATGAGCATTCAATAATAGATGatgatgaatcagaaattgattgtatATATCTCATAACGGATGAaggtaaggaagaaaaatatatcaaggaAGTCCTGttcttaggaaaaataaataagactaaATTAAATTCAACAATACTATTGGATGAAAGTCAGATGAAAcggatgtctgttatttctcagagacACACGATGAGGAAGAAATATGTTTAGTTAGTACTgtagatgaccatactgtcagatttgtgcttaacagagaagtagttttgtaccaGCAATG encodes:
- the LOC135220020 gene encoding putative autophagy-related protein 11, whose protein sequence is MEQRQDAEECGARHDELRDATTSTKASNEDDGRSVTIKHRSSVSELKNGKENVVNGVQSKLNLLENQLEHFKAENKEQTKRETSNENELLSKQREIEELRISLAKKDTQAERYRHDIEELKKRGKSDDGQKLLKLPSLAKGVYPSLKRGIRKFRGGRAEKPSECERVEKDCTVKDRQIQQLEKRIQILEDNEERKSKDLTELRGKYAEKQRENEKLAEELKEKRGEIKKMRKKARKYDRLEKQCSEKDRQRQEQERLIEGLTDEKLKLSKDLQEMINNYNEKESENVRLRKNIMQVKNDLRRKTSQCERLERDCSEKDHLIKEKEILIQILADEKEEVNNGLRRKTSQYEKLVKDCSEKDHLIKEKERLIQILADEKEEVNNGLRRKTSQYEKLVKDCSEKDHLIKEKERMIQILADEKEEVNNGLRRKTSQYEKLVKDCSEKDHLIKEKERMIQILADEKEEVNNGLRRETCQCERLVKDCSEKDHLIKEQERLIQILADEKEEIGKDLEKMKVKYNRKGDEGNEGKSKAIRGGIFAYMDNRIGDAVTIFDEALSTGTSSEMEAALLYVFRATAKSAAEKPDNLAIIMDCCMAIEKGLKGWKVYQLRGQHLMDEGLYSIAVQDFEMVNRLLPSEETRRNLNIAKEKLAKWVKLSHYEVLGVKQTDTKADILRAFRNLSMLYHPDRHRDKPEILQEAFQEKFKRITEAKTVLTDEVKRRSYDRNHRQKMNNVDPMSKARQQRQRHPQFHRQQQPHQFHHQQNQHQSHRTRQPHQFQRQQHYWFSSFDFDDIMNGFFRFW